One Streptococcus sp. VT 162 genomic window, CTGTTGGAGCTAAAAATGACGTTAGTCTTTTTGCGGATGCTCAGTTAGAAAAGGCTGAGTTTGACAGTCGTTTGATTGGGACAGGTGATTTATTTGTGCCTCTCAAAGGTGCGCGTGATGGTCATGACTTTATCGAAACGGCTTTTGAAAATGGTGCAGTAGTAACCCTCTCTGAGAAAGAGGTTGCAAATCATCCCTACATTCTAGTAGATGATGTTTTGACTGCCTTTCAAACCCTTGCAGCCTACTATCTTGAAAAAACGGCAGTAGATGTCTTTGCTGTTACAGGTTCAAATGGCAAGACAACGACCAAGGATATGTTGGCCCACTTGCTATCAACAACCTACAAAACCTACAAAACGCAAGGCAATTACAATAACGAGATTGGCCTTCCCTACACAGTTCTCCACATGCCTGAAGGGACAGAAAAGTTGGTCTTGGAGATGGGGCAGGATCACTTGGGGGATATCCACCTCTTGTCTGAATTGGCTCATCCTAAGACAGCCATTGTAACCTTGGTTGGAGAAGCCCATTTGGCCTTTTTCAAAGACCGTTCGGAGATTGCTAAAGGGAAAATGCAAATTGCTGATGGTATGGCACCAGGTTCTTTGCTTTTGGCACCAGCTGACCCGATTGTAGAGGACTACTTGCCTACAGATAAAAAAGTAATCCGTTTTGGGCAAGGAGCTGAGTTAGAAGTCACAGACTTGATTGAGCGCAAGGATAGTCTGACCTTTAAGGCGAATTTTTTGGAACAAGCCCTCGATTTGCCAGTGACAGGTAAGTACAATGCCACCAATGCTATGATTGCTGCTTATGTGGCTCTACAAGAAGGAGTTTCAGAGGAGCAAATTCGTCAGGCCTTTCAGAACCTAGAATTGACCCGCAATCGTACTGAGTGGAAGAAGGCAGCCAATGGAGCAGATATTCTGTCTGACGTATACAATGCCAATCCAACTGCTATGAAGTTGATTTTGGAGACATTCTCTGCCATTCCAGCTAATGAAGGGGGCAAGAAAATCGCTGTCTTGGCAGACATGAAGGAACTCGGAGACCAGTCTGTCCAACTCCATAACCAGATGATTTTGAGCCTATCGCCAGATGTGGTGGATACCGTGATTTTCTATGGAGAAGATATTGCGGAATTAAGCCAACTTGCCAGTCAAATGTTCCCAATCGGTCACGTTTTCTACTTCAAAAAAACAGCTGACGAGGACCAATTTGAAGACCTAGTCAAGCAGGTTAAGGAAAGCCTCGGTGCCAATGACCAAATTTTGCTTAAAGGCTCTAACTCCATGAATCTAGCCAAGTTGGTAGAAAGTTTAGAAAATGAATGCAAGTGATTTTGCCAAGTATCTGCAAAGAATGCTAGCCATTACGGATACTGGATTAACCTTTACAAAAGATCCTTTCGACCGAGAGCGCTACGAGGACTTGCGAAGCCTGTTATCTGAAATGTTGAATCAGGGATCAGACCTCGATGCAGAAGAAATGGCAGAAGTCATGAAACCGACTTCCGCTTATGCAACTCCTCTGATGGACGTCCGTGCTTGGATTGTTGAGGATGAAAAAGTATGTTTAGTTAGAGGAAAAGGGGAGGATAGTTGGGCTTTGCCAGGTGGTTTTGGTGAAGTCGG contains:
- a CDS encoding UDP-N-acetylmuramoyl-tripeptide--D-alanyl-D-alanine ligase; this translates as MKLTIHEVAQAVGAKNDVSLFADAQLEKAEFDSRLIGTGDLFVPLKGARDGHDFIETAFENGAVVTLSEKEVANHPYILVDDVLTAFQTLAAYYLEKTAVDVFAVTGSNGKTTTKDMLAHLLSTTYKTYKTQGNYNNEIGLPYTVLHMPEGTEKLVLEMGQDHLGDIHLLSELAHPKTAIVTLVGEAHLAFFKDRSEIAKGKMQIADGMAPGSLLLAPADPIVEDYLPTDKKVIRFGQGAELEVTDLIERKDSLTFKANFLEQALDLPVTGKYNATNAMIAAYVALQEGVSEEQIRQAFQNLELTRNRTEWKKAANGADILSDVYNANPTAMKLILETFSAIPANEGGKKIAVLADMKELGDQSVQLHNQMILSLSPDVVDTVIFYGEDIAELSQLASQMFPIGHVFYFKKTADEDQFEDLVKQVKESLGANDQILLKGSNSMNLAKLVESLENECK
- a CDS encoding NUDIX hydrolase — translated: MNASDFAKYLQRMLAITDTGLTFTKDPFDRERYEDLRSLLSEMLNQGSDLDAEEMAEVMKPTSAYATPLMDVRAWIVEDEKVCLVRGKGEDSWALPGGFGEVGYSPTENILKEIEEETGFTAKAERLLAVFDTNRFQLQSKQYAKFVFECKLLDGQFQENQEIAELQFFAIDQLPVLSEKRITKEQMEILWKVYKGQRDQYVD